A genomic segment from Moorena sp. SIOASIH encodes:
- a CDS encoding PleD family two-component system response regulator, giving the protein MDNTDLTNFNNKTPQVLVVDDEKILRLVLRRSLTKEGYKVIEASNGEQCLNICEQKLPDIVLLDARMPILDGFTCCAKLKDNFGSECPPILMITALHDEQSVERAFEAGATDYITKPIHWPVLRRRVRRLIESSWTMIQLKIANKELERLATIDGLTQLANRRAFDKYFNNEWYRLAREEKPLSLVLCDIDFFKLYNDTYGHQSGDDCLKQVAQILGEAAKRPADLVARYGGEEFVVMLPSTDIQGAIQVAETIETKLYKKAIPHSGSLVSDIVTVSLGGASTIPSVKSSPDNLFSEADKALYQAKLAGRNRIVHVSY; this is encoded by the coding sequence ATGGATAATACTGACTTGACTAACTTTAATAATAAAACTCCTCAGGTTCTCGTGGTTGATGATGAGAAGATCCTACGCTTGGTGCTACGTCGTAGCTTGACAAAGGAAGGATATAAAGTCATTGAAGCTAGCAACGGTGAGCAATGTCTGAATATCTGTGAGCAGAAATTGCCAGACATTGTGCTTTTAGATGCCAGAATGCCCATACTTGATGGGTTTACCTGCTGTGCTAAATTGAAGGATAACTTTGGTTCCGAATGTCCTCCTATACTAATGATTACAGCACTCCATGATGAGCAATCTGTAGAACGAGCGTTTGAAGCCGGTGCGACGGATTATATAACTAAGCCAATTCACTGGCCAGTTTTGCGAAGAAGAGTACGTCGTTTGATTGAATCAAGTTGGACAATGATACAGTTAAAAATCGCCAATAAAGAGTTGGAACGCCTCGCTACTATCGATGGCTTAACCCAACTTGCCAACCGCCGAGCCTTTGACAAATATTTTAACAACGAATGGTATCGACTGGCACGGGAAGAAAAACCATTGTCTTTAGTATTGTGTGACATTGATTTTTTTAAGCTTTACAATGACACTTATGGACACCAATCAGGAGATGACTGTCTTAAACAAGTTGCTCAAATCCTTGGTGAAGCAGCAAAGCGTCCAGCCGATCTGGTGGCTCGCTATGGGGGTGAGGAATTTGTGGTAATGTTGCCGAGTACTGATATACAAGGCGCTATTCAGGTAGCAGAGACAATTGAAACTAAACTCTACAAAAAGGCGATCCCTCATTCTGGTTCTCTGGTGAGTGACATTGTTACCGTCAGCCTGGGGGGTGCCAGTACGATTCCCTCAGTAAAATCCTCCCCAGATAATTTATTTTCCGAGGCTGACAAAGCACTATATCAGGCAAAACTTGCCGGTAGAAATCGCATAGTTCATGTTAGTTACTAA
- a CDS encoding pentapeptide repeat-containing protein, translated as MVVGCRLSGCRLSGCRLSGCRLSGCRLVLVVGCRLSGCRLVLVAGCRLSACRLEASTFNLSTFNLSTFNSGEPSTFNLSTFNLSTFNSFTHIPSCSTLIRR; from the coding sequence TTGGTTGTAGGTTGCAGGTTATCAGGTTGCAGGTTATCAGGTTGCAGGTTATCAGGTTGCAGGTTATCAGGTTGCAGGTTGGTATTGGTTGTAGGTTGCAGGTTATCAGGTTGCAGGTTGGTATTGGTTGCAGGTTGCAGGTTATCAGCTTGCAGGTTAGAAGCGTCAACCTTCAACCTTTCAACCTTCAACCTTTCAACCTTCAACAGTGGTGAACCGTCAACCTTCAACCTGTCAACCTTCAACCTGTCAACCTTCAACTCCTTTACCCATATCCCCAGTTGTTCTACACTCATCCGCAGATGA
- the menH gene encoding 2-succinyl-6-hydroxy-2,4-cyclohexadiene-1-carboxylate synthase: MLYNFHYELRGNRDKPRILFCHGFMGSSQEFHEAISLLCEEFCCLAVDLPGHGNTKVLGGDECYTMPNTAHALKDLLEQLNFEPCFLVGYSMGGRLALYMTIHFPQCFSKVVLESASPGLKTQAEQLKRRQRDWQIAEKLETGDLLTFLSNWYNQPLFSSLKQHPNFEQIIKIRQQNNPLELAKSLRHMSTGCQPSLWESLQHNQVPLLLLVGDYDHKFKSINSEIVTLCTEAHLNVIADCGHNIHFENVNEFVKNVRQFL; encoded by the coding sequence ATGCTATATAATTTTCACTATGAGTTAAGAGGAAACCGAGATAAACCACGGATTCTTTTTTGCCATGGATTCATGGGTAGCAGCCAAGAATTTCATGAAGCAATATCATTACTCTGTGAGGAATTTTGTTGTCTAGCTGTTGATTTACCTGGTCATGGTAACACCAAAGTTTTAGGTGGGGATGAGTGCTACACCATGCCAAACACTGCTCACGCCTTAAAGGACTTACTAGAGCAGTTAAATTTTGAACCATGCTTTTTAGTTGGCTATTCTATGGGAGGTCGATTAGCTCTCTACATGACCATTCATTTCCCCCAATGTTTTAGTAAAGTAGTACTCGAATCAGCATCTCCAGGGCTAAAGACTCAAGCAGAACAATTAAAGCGCCGTCAACGAGATTGGCAAATTGCCGAAAAATTGGAAACTGGAGATTTATTGACCTTCTTATCAAATTGGTACAATCAGCCTCTGTTCAGCTCCCTCAAGCAGCACCCTAACTTTGAACAAATTATCAAGATTCGACAACAAAATAATCCTCTGGAATTAGCTAAATCTCTGCGTCATATGAGTACAGGATGCCAACCATCTCTGTGGGAATCACTCCAACATAATCAAGTACCTTTGCTTTTGCTAGTCGGAGACTATGATCATAAATTTAAATCGATTAACTCAGAAATAGTAACACTTTGTACAGAAGCTCATTTAAACGTTATTGCTGATTGTGGACATAACATCCATTTTGAGAATGTCAATGAATTTGTTAAAAATGTCAGACAATTTTTGTAG
- a CDS encoding isochorismate synthase, which produces MSVIPCPAKLFHEPKELHQFLLACQKKSQKQGIAKIASISQEIPPLDPLAVFQAIRDRAAPFAATPEPLHFYFENRSNKESIVAIDAAVDLKLAGEQRFYKAQQFIDSCLANTMISGEIDQRLAGPHLFCSFTFFGDQLNSNHPFPSATIFLPRWQISLCQSRCVVVANLEINSQVNLDWLVESVGRQFNLITSSGRLLYCFTGKANHHQFLKQDSKKAKDFKLSVSSALKSIQANQFSKIVLSQAVDVVSPIPFNLVKSLDNLRHNYPDCYIFSISNGKGKNFIGASPERLISIYDHQLETDALAGSAPRGQTPAEDADLANQLLSSGKERREHNAVSEFIIQRLCQLGLELDFSPSPQLLKLSNIQHLWTPIKAALPADVNPLDIIAKLHPTPAVAGVPTKIACEQIRHYETFDRSLYAAPLGWIDYQGNSEFIVGIRSALIAGNHARLYAGAGIVAGSDPNKELAEINLKLMVLLKALV; this is translated from the coding sequence ATGTCAGTCATTCCCTGCCCTGCTAAGCTGTTTCATGAGCCTAAAGAGTTACATCAGTTTCTCTTAGCCTGCCAGAAAAAATCTCAAAAACAAGGTATTGCCAAAATTGCCAGTATTTCTCAAGAAATTCCCCCCCTCGACCCACTGGCTGTTTTTCAGGCAATTCGGGATAGAGCCGCCCCTTTTGCCGCCACGCCCGAGCCCCTACACTTCTATTTTGAAAATAGAAGTAATAAAGAATCAATTGTTGCTATTGATGCGGCTGTTGACCTTAAGTTAGCTGGTGAGCAACGCTTCTATAAAGCCCAACAATTTATCGACTCATGTCTAGCTAACACCATGATTAGTGGTGAAATAGATCAGCGATTGGCTGGACCTCATTTATTCTGTAGCTTTACGTTTTTTGGTGATCAGCTTAATAGTAACCACCCTTTCCCATCTGCCACTATTTTTCTACCTCGTTGGCAAATTTCACTTTGTCAAAGCCGATGTGTAGTAGTGGCTAATCTTGAAATCAACTCTCAAGTTAATCTGGATTGGCTGGTCGAAAGCGTAGGTCGGCAGTTCAATCTAATCACCTCTTCTGGTCGTCTGCTCTACTGTTTTACTGGTAAGGCTAACCATCATCAATTTCTCAAGCAAGATTCAAAAAAAGCCAAAGACTTCAAATTATCGGTTTCATCAGCCTTAAAATCTATCCAAGCCAATCAATTTAGCAAAATTGTCCTTTCCCAAGCCGTGGATGTCGTCTCACCAATACCCTTTAATCTGGTGAAGTCTCTGGACAATTTGCGCCATAACTATCCAGATTGCTATATTTTTTCCATCAGTAACGGCAAAGGCAAAAACTTTATTGGCGCTAGTCCTGAACGTCTGATTAGTATTTACGACCATCAGTTAGAGACGGATGCTTTAGCAGGGTCTGCTCCACGAGGTCAAACCCCAGCTGAAGATGCGGATTTGGCGAACCAATTACTTAGTAGTGGAAAAGAGAGACGTGAACATAACGCAGTGAGTGAATTTATTATCCAACGTCTTTGTCAACTGGGTTTGGAACTGGATTTTTCGCCATCTCCCCAACTGCTGAAACTGTCGAATATCCAGCATTTATGGACTCCGATTAAAGCAGCATTACCAGCTGATGTCAATCCCCTAGATATTATAGCGAAACTGCATCCTACTCCAGCAGTGGCTGGTGTTCCTACCAAAATTGCTTGTGAGCAAATCCGACACTACGAAACCTTTGACCGTTCTCTGTATGCTGCTCCCCTCGGATGGATAGATTATCAAGGCAATAGTGAATTTATCGTTGGGATTCGGTCTGCTTTGATAGCAGGTAATCACGCTCGGCTCTACGCTGGTGCTGGAATTGTTGCTGGCTCTGATCCCAATAAAGAGCTGGCGGAAATTAACCTGAAGCTCATGGTGCTTCTTAAAGCCTTAGTTTAA
- a CDS encoding methyltransferase dimerization domain-containing protein → MIKKYFPETINTLSKVIGNRIRLLERAEMLADATSFQRTAIIMSAVKLGVFDYLHKHPGVSANLVARDLNLNLISTERLLRVLESLGYLKISQTNHNQGFGYVNTQMTKNYLVRESPSYLGDYYNLVSQTWSSWLSLNLTIQTGSSNQQMDLFNGNDETLYEYYAFANEYLKEPSRELFTKIPLDQVKRIITGEVGITFIGKLLERKTDVDFVLAGLENQIDFLDRLLSKYPLPKSPEEIIISAEGNALSDQWGAKEEYDLVFLFRKLSYSDYGSQFIKKSFQVLRPKGMVIILEPSTDSLVPSPSFLPELEIMDLLIGGVKAPSLYSTDKIVNLLREVGFIKTEVVSTQKGSFLFVVGWKN, encoded by the coding sequence GTGATCAAAAAGTATTTTCCAGAAACTATCAATACCTTAAGCAAGGTTATTGGTAATCGAATCAGACTCTTAGAAAGAGCAGAAATGCTGGCAGATGCCACCAGTTTCCAACGCACTGCAATTATTATGTCAGCTGTGAAACTTGGTGTTTTTGATTATCTGCATAAGCATCCCGGAGTTTCTGCTAATTTAGTAGCCAGGGATTTGAATCTTAATTTGATCTCAACTGAGCGATTGCTGAGGGTTTTGGAGAGTCTTGGTTATCTCAAAATTAGCCAAACTAATCATAATCAAGGTTTTGGCTATGTTAATACCCAAATGACTAAGAATTACTTAGTTAGAGAAAGTCCAAGTTATTTGGGAGATTATTACAATCTAGTCTCTCAGACATGGTCATCCTGGTTATCATTAAACTTAACTATCCAAACCGGCAGCTCAAATCAGCAGATGGATTTGTTTAATGGTAATGATGAAACCCTTTATGAGTACTATGCATTTGCTAACGAATATCTGAAAGAACCCTCCCGAGAATTGTTCACTAAAATTCCTCTTGATCAGGTTAAGAGAATTATTACTGGCGAAGTGGGTATTACCTTTATAGGCAAGCTACTGGAACGCAAAACTGATGTAGACTTTGTGCTGGCAGGCTTGGAAAATCAAATTGATTTTTTAGATCGACTTTTAAGCAAGTATCCTTTACCTAAATCTCCGGAAGAGATTATTATATCTGCCGAAGGAAACGCTTTGTCTGACCAGTGGGGTGCTAAAGAAGAATATGATCTTGTCTTCTTATTTAGAAAATTGTCGTACAGCGATTATGGTAGCCAGTTTATCAAAAAATCTTTTCAGGTTTTAAGACCAAAGGGTATGGTGATTATCCTAGAACCTAGCACTGACAGTTTGGTTCCTTCACCATCATTTTTGCCAGAATTAGAAATAATGGATTTATTGATTGGCGGAGTTAAAGCTCCCTCTCTTTACTCTACCGATAAAATTGTTAACCTCTTAAGAGAAGTAGGCTTCATCAAAACTGAAGTGGTGTCTACCCAAAAGGGCAGCTTTTTATTTGTAGTAGGTTGGAAAAATTAA
- the menA gene encoding 2-carboxy-1,4-naphthoquinone phytyltransferase: protein MTTNTINAPSSKRKLWLAAIKPPMYSVAIIYVWVAAAVAWFETNHLNWTIFLTFVSASILILAWENLSNDVFDSETGIDKNKAHSIVNLTGNKSLIFWLGNLCLGLGILGMLLICWWQQDLTVMGLLLLCCSLGYIYQGPPFRLGYQGLGEILAFLSFGPLGMSAAYYSQTQSWSVTNLAASIIVGLGTMLILFCSHFHQVKDDIAAGKRSPIVRLGTKRGAKLLPWICGSLFAATAGFVIMGLFPISTLLSLVGLPFAIKLCRHVNAHHNQPQKVSNCKFIAVALHFWSGLLLGVGFVINLN, encoded by the coding sequence TTGACAACAAACACAATTAATGCTCCTAGCTCCAAACGGAAACTGTGGCTAGCAGCCATCAAGCCCCCCATGTATAGCGTGGCAATTATCTATGTTTGGGTGGCAGCTGCTGTGGCATGGTTTGAGACCAATCACCTCAATTGGACGATATTTTTGACATTTGTCAGTGCTTCGATTCTGATTCTGGCTTGGGAGAATCTGAGTAATGATGTGTTTGACTCTGAGACTGGGATTGATAAAAACAAAGCTCACTCCATAGTCAACCTGACGGGAAACAAATCGTTAATTTTTTGGCTAGGGAACCTGTGTTTAGGACTGGGTATCCTTGGCATGCTACTGATCTGCTGGTGGCAGCAAGACTTAACGGTGATGGGATTACTACTGCTATGCTGCAGCCTTGGCTATATCTACCAAGGACCTCCGTTTCGCTTAGGCTACCAAGGTCTAGGAGAGATTCTGGCCTTTTTGAGCTTTGGTCCGTTAGGCATGTCAGCTGCCTACTACAGTCAAACCCAGAGTTGGTCTGTGACTAACCTGGCGGCATCGATAATTGTGGGTCTTGGGACTATGTTAATTCTATTTTGCTCCCATTTTCACCAAGTAAAGGATGATATAGCAGCTGGGAAGCGATCGCCTATTGTTCGCCTTGGCACCAAAAGGGGTGCTAAACTGTTGCCCTGGATTTGTGGTAGCCTATTTGCTGCTACTGCTGGGTTTGTGATCATGGGGCTATTCCCCATATCGACATTACTCAGTTTGGTAGGATTGCCTTTTGCTATCAAGCTTTGCCGCCATGTTAACGCTCATCACAACCAACCCCAAAAGGTGAGTAATTGTAAGTTTATTGCCGTAGCGCTACATTTTTGGAGTGGACTCTTGTTGGGTGTCGGTTTCGTAATTAACCTTAATTAA
- the ubiE gene encoding bifunctional demethylmenaquinone methyltransferase/2-methoxy-6-polyprenyl-1,4-benzoquinol methylase UbiE, translating into MSDQSQEIQGIFDNISSNYDQLNDWISWGQHRIWKLMTVKWAEPKPGDTCVDLCCGSGDLTRLLAQKVGTLGKVYGVDFAPQMLAIAKQKSSEPHIDWLEADVLDLPFADNTFDGATMGYGLRNVVDIPKSLKEIYRILKPGAKAAILDFHLPSQALFRQFQQWYMETIVVPLAREQGLEEEYAYIWPSIQRFPRGPEQESLAQQVGFRATHYPIVGGTLGVLVLTKPRSVE; encoded by the coding sequence ATGTCAGACCAATCCCAGGAGATTCAGGGAATTTTTGATAACATCTCTTCTAACTATGACCAGCTTAATGACTGGATCAGTTGGGGTCAGCATCGGATTTGGAAGCTGATGACGGTTAAATGGGCTGAGCCTAAGCCAGGAGATACCTGTGTTGACCTGTGTTGTGGCAGTGGAGACCTGACTCGACTATTAGCCCAGAAAGTAGGCACTCTAGGAAAGGTGTATGGAGTAGATTTTGCTCCCCAGATGTTAGCGATCGCAAAACAAAAATCCTCTGAACCACACATTGACTGGCTAGAGGCGGATGTTTTAGATTTACCATTTGCTGACAATACCTTTGACGGAGCAACTATGGGATATGGATTACGTAATGTCGTAGATATTCCCAAGAGCCTAAAGGAAATTTACCGTATTCTTAAACCAGGCGCTAAAGCAGCAATTCTTGACTTTCACTTACCGTCTCAGGCTCTGTTTCGACAGTTTCAACAGTGGTATATGGAAACTATTGTTGTTCCCCTAGCCCGTGAGCAAGGACTTGAGGAAGAGTATGCCTATATCTGGCCGAGTATACAGCGATTCCCCCGTGGTCCGGAGCAAGAATCTTTAGCACAGCAAGTAGGCTTTCGTGCAACTCACTACCCGATTGTTGGCGGAACATTAGGAGTATTAGTTTTAACTAAACCTAGAAGTGTTGAATAG
- a CDS encoding o-succinylbenzoate synthase has protein sequence MTNYKFKFHPYQRPFKYPLSTSHGQWTVREGIILSLSDEIGNIGWGEIAPIPWFGSETLEQAFNFCEQLPQEITTEEIFAIPAELPCCQFGFESAWELVMGKGLSTKDFEQSKQHYSYLLPSDETAKQSWEAPWNQGYRTFKWKIGIAPIEDEVKIVQELIEAIPASAQLRLDANGGLTQQEADQWLMVCDTIGAVEFIEQPLPPEQFDVMLQMSHNYSTAIALDESVATLDQLEQCYQRGWRGIFVIKAAIAGSRKRLRQFCDTYPIDTVFSSALETTIGQQAVLQLAAELSDFKRAVGFGVNHWFN, from the coding sequence ATGACCAATTATAAGTTCAAGTTTCACCCATACCAGCGTCCCTTTAAGTATCCGTTGTCTACTAGTCATGGCCAATGGACAGTCAGAGAAGGTATCATTCTTAGCCTTAGTGATGAAATAGGGAACATTGGCTGGGGTGAAATAGCTCCTATCCCTTGGTTTGGTTCGGAAACTCTGGAACAAGCCTTTAATTTTTGCGAGCAATTACCTCAGGAGATTACTACAGAGGAGATTTTCGCCATTCCTGCTGAACTCCCCTGCTGTCAATTTGGGTTTGAATCTGCTTGGGAGCTAGTGATGGGCAAAGGACTTTCGACAAAGGACTTTGAACAAAGCAAACAACACTACAGTTACCTGTTACCCAGTGATGAAACAGCCAAACAGTCCTGGGAAGCCCCCTGGAATCAGGGATACCGAACCTTTAAATGGAAAATTGGTATTGCTCCGATTGAGGATGAAGTCAAGATAGTTCAGGAGTTGATTGAAGCAATACCTGCTTCTGCCCAATTGCGTTTGGATGCCAATGGGGGATTGACTCAACAAGAAGCTGATCAGTGGCTGATGGTATGTGACACTATTGGAGCAGTTGAGTTTATCGAACAGCCCCTACCTCCAGAGCAGTTCGATGTGATGTTGCAGATGAGCCACAACTATTCGACTGCGATCGCATTGGATGAATCGGTGGCAACCCTTGACCAACTTGAACAGTGTTACCAGCGGGGATGGCGAGGAATTTTTGTGATTAAAGCTGCGATCGCAGGTTCTCGGAAACGATTACGGCAGTTTTGCGACACCTATCCAATTGATACCGTCTTTTCATCCGCCTTGGAAACTACTATTGGTCAACAAGCGGTCCTCCAACTAGCAGCAGAACTATCTGACTTTAAGCGTGCTGTAGGTTTTGGTGTCAACCATTGGTTTAATTAA